Proteins encoded together in one Halalkaliarchaeum sp. AArc-CO window:
- a CDS encoding CoA pyrophosphatase, with product MDLAEVSRHEPVEVDGTAREAAVLVPVFCRDREPWLLFTKRAEHLGEHPGQMSFPGGGREPVDGSLRATALREAGEEIGLRPEEPTVVGRLDDIETVSGYAVRPFVARIPDREYYPDEYEVAEIAPLPVAGLTDRGNYESQRREHPRHGDVCLHFFHVNGYTVWGATARMLVQFLELTTDWNVPPEPDHVVDEDAEYPV from the coding sequence ATGGATCTGGCGGAGGTGAGCCGTCACGAGCCCGTCGAAGTCGACGGGACGGCACGGGAGGCCGCCGTTCTCGTTCCGGTGTTCTGTCGGGACAGGGAGCCGTGGCTCCTGTTTACCAAACGGGCGGAACACCTCGGCGAGCATCCCGGCCAGATGAGCTTTCCCGGCGGCGGACGCGAACCCGTCGACGGGAGCCTTCGGGCGACCGCCCTGCGGGAGGCCGGCGAGGAGATCGGCCTCCGGCCGGAGGAGCCGACCGTCGTCGGCCGGCTCGACGACATCGAGACGGTGAGCGGCTACGCCGTCCGGCCGTTCGTCGCCAGGATCCCCGACAGGGAGTACTACCCCGACGAATACGAGGTCGCCGAGATCGCCCCGCTTCCCGTCGCGGGGCTCACCGATCGCGGAAACTACGAGTCACAGCGCAGGGAACATCCGCGCCACGGCGACGTCTGTCTCCACTTTTTCCACGTGAACGGGTACACGGTCTGGGGGGCCACCGCTCGAATGCTGGTGCAGTTCCTCGAGTTGACGACCGACTGGAACGTTCCGCCCGAG
- a CDS encoding glycosyl transferase family 2: MDYTQERVTTLHDLADSTPDAPVAESAVVVPIAGDRIESVTPEHVFAALSAIDPAEVVVPLRAPGGVVERFRTWVRSFDLSVTVLWCGADALESTLAEHGVDGEHGKGRDVWLGLGVAASRAEYVVLHDADATTYTREHVPRLLFPLSIGYAFAKGYYARVEDGRLYGRLTRLFVSPLIRALETRHHHPFVRYLAAFRYPLAGEVALTADLARRVRLQRRWGLEIGLLGEVFDAAGTRHSAQVDLGFHRHDHHPVTGDRGLSTMAGEVGTALFRTLEDHGVDVDYATLASAYRDAADRLVEQYAADAGFNGLSYDRDAEREQSRTYADSISPPGSDTRLPAWTDTTLSPSAVVDAATGTIRTDPEPETD; this comes from the coding sequence ATGGACTACACACAGGAACGGGTCACAACCCTGCACGATCTCGCCGATTCGACGCCCGACGCGCCGGTGGCAGAGTCCGCCGTCGTCGTCCCGATCGCCGGCGACCGGATCGAGTCGGTGACCCCCGAACACGTCTTCGCGGCCCTGTCGGCGATCGACCCCGCCGAGGTCGTGGTTCCGTTGCGGGCGCCGGGCGGCGTCGTCGAGCGGTTCCGGACGTGGGTCCGGTCGTTCGACCTGTCGGTGACGGTGCTGTGGTGTGGCGCCGACGCCCTCGAGTCCACGCTCGCAGAGCACGGTGTCGACGGGGAGCACGGGAAGGGGCGGGACGTGTGGCTCGGACTCGGCGTCGCGGCCTCCCGGGCCGAATACGTCGTACTCCACGACGCCGACGCGACGACGTACACCCGGGAACACGTCCCCCGGCTTCTGTTCCCGCTCTCGATAGGGTACGCGTTCGCGAAAGGCTACTACGCACGCGTCGAGGACGGTCGGCTGTACGGACGGTTGACCCGACTGTTCGTCTCTCCCCTTATCAGGGCACTCGAGACGCGACACCACCACCCGTTCGTCCGATATCTCGCTGCGTTCCGGTATCCGCTCGCCGGCGAGGTCGCCCTCACCGCCGACCTGGCCCGGCGGGTGCGACTCCAGCGTCGCTGGGGACTCGAAATCGGGCTGCTCGGCGAGGTGTTCGACGCGGCCGGCACGCGCCACAGCGCTCAGGTCGATCTGGGGTTTCACAGACACGACCACCATCCGGTGACCGGGGATCGCGGGCTGTCGACGATGGCAGGCGAGGTGGGCACGGCGCTGTTTCGCACCCTGGAGGACCACGGCGTCGACGTCGACTACGCCACGCTTGCGTCGGCATACCGCGATGCGGCCGATCGCCTCGTCGAGCAGTACGCTGCCGACGCCGGGTTCAACGGGCTATCGTACGACCGCGACGCCGAACGCGAGCAGAGCCGAACGTACGCCGACAGCATCAGTCCGCCGGGATCTGACACGCGCCTGCCGGCGTGGACGGACACGACGCTGTCGCCGTCGGCCGTCGTCGACGCGGCGACCGGGACGATCCGGACGGATCCGGAACCCGAGACGGACTGA
- a CDS encoding HVO_0758 family zinc finger protein, whose amino-acid sequence MKSTRKGLRDGELFKDNYERLKCADCEEVLDRRDDPDELFDVRTCSECGRAWKDIR is encoded by the coding sequence ATGAAGTCGACGCGCAAAGGGCTCCGGGACGGGGAACTGTTCAAGGACAACTACGAACGGCTCAAGTGTGCAGACTGCGAGGAGGTGCTGGATCGGCGGGACGATCCCGACGAGCTGTTCGACGTCAGGACCTGTTCGGAGTGCGGGCGGGCCTGGAAGGACATTCGCTGA
- a CDS encoding MFS transporter, with amino-acid sequence MSRVRLFGTLCGLVFLVNFARIVFAPLVGEFMDVFSVREGTIGLVVTLAWVGSASPRLPTGYLLTKVPRHYVVLGAGTVLTAASFFIASAASVPALMAGAFAMGLASGAYFVSANPFVSELFPDRVGRVLGIHGMASQLAAVLAAPIVSVAVVYDWRLVFYGTGIAAAAITTLIFLVARRTELPEAGTKDRDFFGAARQEWRIIVTGVAMLGTVGFVWQGVFNFYEQYMLAKGLPESVARNLLTVLFAAGVPAFLVSGRLADRLPHVPYILGIIAAFLVSVFALTMTSGLFVVIAVSAVVGFVIHSLFPAMDTYLLDTLPDATRASAYAFYSASMMLAQAGGASVVGALVERGFTYDAVFGGFLSALLVILIVLTALESAGRLP; translated from the coding sequence GTGTCACGCGTTCGACTGTTCGGGACGCTGTGCGGCCTGGTGTTCCTCGTCAACTTCGCGCGGATCGTCTTCGCGCCGCTGGTCGGGGAGTTCATGGACGTCTTCAGCGTCAGGGAGGGCACCATCGGTCTCGTCGTCACCCTGGCGTGGGTCGGCAGCGCCTCGCCCCGGCTCCCGACCGGCTACCTCCTGACGAAGGTGCCGCGTCACTACGTGGTGCTGGGAGCGGGGACGGTGCTCACGGCGGCGTCGTTTTTCATCGCGAGCGCCGCGAGCGTCCCCGCACTGATGGCCGGTGCGTTCGCGATGGGGCTGGCGTCTGGCGCGTACTTCGTCTCGGCGAACCCGTTCGTCTCCGAGCTGTTCCCCGATCGGGTCGGACGAGTGCTGGGGATCCACGGGATGGCGAGCCAACTCGCCGCCGTGCTCGCGGCACCGATCGTCTCCGTCGCGGTCGTGTACGACTGGCGGCTCGTCTTCTACGGTACGGGGATCGCCGCCGCGGCGATCACGACGCTGATCTTTCTGGTCGCCCGGCGGACCGAACTCCCCGAAGCGGGAACGAAGGATCGCGACTTCTTCGGTGCCGCCCGCCAGGAGTGGCGGATCATCGTCACCGGCGTCGCGATGCTGGGCACGGTCGGGTTCGTCTGGCAGGGCGTGTTCAACTTCTACGAGCAGTACATGCTCGCGAAGGGGTTGCCGGAGTCCGTCGCGCGAAACCTCCTCACAGTGCTTTTCGCCGCGGGCGTTCCGGCGTTCCTCGTGAGCGGGCGGCTCGCCGATCGGCTGCCGCACGTGCCGTACATCCTGGGTATCATCGCCGCGTTTCTCGTCAGCGTCTTCGCGTTGACGATGACGTCCGGACTGTTCGTCGTCATCGCCGTCTCCGCAGTCGTCGGCTTCGTGATACACTCGCTTTTCCCCGCGATGGACACGTATCTGCTCGACACGCTGCCGGACGCCACCCGGGCGAGCGCGTACGCGTTCTACTCGGCGTCGATGATGCTGGCCCAGGCCGGCGGCGCCTCCGTCGTCGGCGCACTCGTGGAACGAGGGTTCACCTACGACGCCGTCTTCGGTGGGTTCCTCTCGGCGCTTCTGGTGATCCTGATCGTTCTGACGGCGCTCGAAAGCGCCGGACGACTCCCCTGA
- a CDS encoding TRAM domain-containing protein, translated as MEISDNLLCLFSAELREKGDSYVVEVPRREIETGSLSAGETYRVALIAGQAETDEPSESAAADHDDGPQPPVEPGEIRYVEIEDLGKQGDGIARVERGYVIIVPGADVGERVKIEVTEVKSNFAVGEVIEEDL; from the coding sequence GAAATCTCCGATAACCTGCTTTGTCTGTTCAGTGCTGAACTGCGCGAGAAGGGAGACAGCTACGTCGTCGAGGTGCCCCGTCGCGAGATCGAGACCGGGTCGCTCTCGGCGGGGGAGACCTACCGGGTCGCGCTGATCGCCGGACAGGCAGAAACCGACGAACCGTCCGAGTCCGCGGCTGCCGACCACGACGACGGCCCGCAGCCGCCCGTCGAACCCGGCGAAATCCGGTACGTCGAAATCGAGGATCTCGGCAAACAAGGCGACGGGATCGCCCGCGTCGAACGGGGCTACGTCATCATCGTCCCCGGGGCCGACGTCGGCGAGCGCGTCAAGATCGAAGTGACCGAGGTGAAGTCGAACTTCGCGGTCGGCGAGGTCATCGAAGAGGACCTCTAG